One genomic region from Halorussus rarus encodes:
- a CDS encoding DNA-binding protein, translating to MSDQPDDERLEELRKQKMEEMQEQADQGEAQEQAQQQADAQKQAMLRKHLTDGARKRLNSVRMSKPDFADKVERQILALAQSGRVSGKIDEDKMKELLRELKPDSKSFNIRRR from the coding sequence ATGAGCGACCAGCCCGACGACGAGCGACTCGAGGAACTCCGCAAGCAGAAGATGGAAGAGATGCAGGAGCAGGCCGACCAGGGCGAGGCCCAGGAGCAGGCCCAGCAGCAGGCCGACGCCCAGAAGCAGGCCATGCTCCGCAAGCACCTCACCGACGGGGCGCGCAAGCGGCTCAACTCCGTCCGGATGAGCAAGCCCGACTTCGCCGACAAGGTCGAGCGCCAGATCCTCGCGCTGGCCCAGAGCGGCCGCGTGAGCGGCAAGATAGACGAGGACAAGATGAAAGAGCTCCTCCGCGAACTCAAGCCCGACTCCAAGAGCTTCAACATCCGCCGCCGGTGA
- a CDS encoding 30S ribosomal protein S19e, whose protein sequence is MTTLYDVPADDLIDAVAAKLEDRFDEPDWATYVKTGEGRELPPEQEDFWHRRAASVLRKVATDGPIGVERLSTQYGDKKDGSNRYQVAPEHRSDGSRKLIRTMLQQLEDEDLVDTEGSAGRIVTGDGRSLLDDTAGEVMEDLDRPELERYA, encoded by the coding sequence ATGACGACGCTCTACGACGTTCCCGCGGACGACCTCATCGACGCGGTCGCCGCAAAACTGGAGGACCGATTCGACGAACCCGACTGGGCGACGTACGTCAAGACCGGCGAGGGCCGCGAGCTCCCGCCAGAGCAGGAGGACTTCTGGCACCGCCGGGCCGCCAGCGTGCTCCGGAAGGTCGCCACCGACGGTCCCATCGGCGTCGAGCGGCTCTCGACCCAGTACGGCGACAAGAAGGACGGCTCGAACCGCTACCAGGTCGCCCCCGAGCACCGCTCGGACGGCAGCCGGAAGCTCATCCGGACCATGCTCCAGCAGCTCGAGGACGAGGACCTCGTGGACACCGAGGGCAGCGCGGGCCGCATCGTGACCGGCGACGGTCGCAGCCTGCTCGACGACACCGCGGGCGAGGTCATGGAGGACCTCGACCGGCCGGAGCTCGAACGCTACGCGTAA
- a CDS encoding lysylphosphatidylglycerol synthase transmembrane domain-containing protein produces MDVDFGDARSILVGFGAGAVVLLALYSVVGLEDVASALSRADPWLVAAVGVVAVCWLFMWSMALRTVLAVIAVEVSVPRAFLLFAGATFANNITPFGQAGGEPFSALLVSRTTGTEYENGLAAVASVDTLNFIPSISFALLGVGYYATRFTVGDRVELAALALVALALAVPLVAYLVWRNRHRVSDAVVGVAVPVGRVVGRAVPGVDAPDEAGVRHRIGGFFEALERVAGDHHQLALALSFSAVGWLLLSVSLWLSLLALGHAVPFAAALFIVPLGSVASVTPLPGGLGGVEAALILLIVPITGVDAGTAAAAAVLHRGATYLLPVLLGGSATAMLEADNVHGSASD; encoded by the coding sequence ATGGACGTAGACTTCGGGGACGCGCGCTCGATACTCGTCGGGTTCGGGGCCGGCGCCGTCGTCCTGCTGGCGCTGTACTCGGTCGTCGGGCTGGAGGACGTCGCGTCCGCGCTCTCGCGGGCCGACCCGTGGCTGGTCGCGGCGGTGGGCGTCGTGGCGGTCTGCTGGCTGTTCATGTGGAGCATGGCGCTCCGCACCGTCCTCGCGGTCATCGCCGTCGAAGTGTCGGTCCCGCGGGCGTTCCTGCTGTTCGCGGGCGCCACCTTCGCCAACAACATCACCCCGTTCGGCCAGGCCGGCGGCGAGCCGTTCAGTGCGCTGCTGGTCTCGCGCACGACCGGCACCGAGTACGAGAACGGGCTGGCGGCGGTCGCCAGCGTCGACACGCTCAACTTCATCCCCTCCATCTCGTTCGCACTGCTCGGCGTGGGCTACTACGCGACCCGGTTCACCGTCGGCGACCGGGTGGAGCTGGCGGCGCTCGCGCTGGTCGCGCTGGCGCTCGCGGTCCCGCTGGTCGCGTATCTCGTCTGGCGGAACCGCCACCGCGTCTCGGACGCCGTCGTCGGGGTCGCCGTGCCGGTCGGCCGGGTCGTCGGCCGAGCCGTCCCGGGCGTCGACGCGCCGGACGAGGCGGGGGTCCGCCACCGCATCGGCGGGTTCTTCGAGGCGCTGGAGCGGGTCGCGGGCGACCACCACCAGCTCGCGCTCGCGCTGTCGTTCTCGGCGGTCGGGTGGCTCCTGCTGTCGGTGTCGCTGTGGCTCTCGCTGCTCGCGCTCGGCCACGCCGTCCCGTTCGCCGCCGCGCTGTTCATCGTCCCGCTCGGCAGCGTCGCGAGCGTCACGCCGCTGCCGGGCGGGCTCGGCGGGGTCGAGGCCGCGCTCATCCTGCTCATCGTCCCCATCACGGGCGTCGACGCCGGGACCGCGGCGGCCGCGGCGGTCCTCCACCGCGGGGCGACCTACCTCCTCCCGGTCCTGCTCGGCGGGAGCGCCACCGCGATGCTCGAGGCCGACAACGTCCACGGCTCCGCGAGCGATTGA
- a CDS encoding Lrp/AsnC family transcriptional regulator, whose amino-acid sequence MDAYELDDVDKSILYYLQQDARNSTSTDMAEELDIAASTVRNRLARMEDEGVIEQYVPQLDYEKAGFQLRVLFTCTAPDEPENFGRDVLEQEGVVAVRELLAGTENLHVEAVGTDTDHLTDIADSLRELGLDIVRSDVLKAQLHQPFAHFGTAVDAEEGN is encoded by the coding sequence ATGGACGCCTACGAACTGGACGACGTCGACAAGAGTATCCTCTACTATCTCCAGCAGGACGCCCGCAACAGCACCAGCACGGACATGGCCGAGGAGCTGGACATCGCGGCCAGCACCGTGCGAAACCGGCTCGCCCGAATGGAGGACGAGGGCGTCATCGAGCAGTACGTCCCGCAGCTCGACTACGAGAAGGCGGGGTTCCAGCTCCGGGTGCTGTTCACCTGCACCGCGCCCGACGAGCCCGAGAACTTCGGTCGCGACGTGCTCGAACAGGAGGGCGTCGTCGCGGTCCGCGAGCTGCTGGCCGGCACCGAGAACCTCCACGTCGAGGCGGTCGGCACCGACACGGACCACCTGACCGACATCGCCGACTCGCTCCGGGAGCTGGGGCTCGACATCGTCCGGTCGGACGTGCTGAAGGCCCAGCTCCACCAGCCGTTCGCCCACTTCGGGACGGCCGTCGACGCCGAGGAGGGCAACTGA
- a CDS encoding HalOD1 output domain-containing protein — protein MVGNETCPVSERLVSKLADRKNTTPVDLRPPLYDAIDLEALDALFAARSDGVDRVEFDYDGYRVRVAGDGGVTVSRPGETAFEFDCAFCDAVIEAAAVETIKDSARSHLEDNHGDALTDVFAVAFSGRQCRNDCGYTFPDRLDEVTDFDCPACGHDNFPAFVRQYVYWRIEKA, from the coding sequence ATGGTCGGGAACGAGACATGCCCGGTCAGCGAACGACTCGTCTCGAAGCTGGCTGACCGGAAGAACACGACCCCCGTGGACCTCCGCCCGCCGCTCTACGACGCCATCGACCTCGAGGCGCTCGACGCGCTGTTCGCCGCCCGGAGCGACGGCGTCGACCGCGTCGAGTTCGACTACGACGGCTACCGGGTGCGAGTCGCGGGCGACGGGGGCGTCACCGTCTCCCGACCCGGCGAGACGGCGTTCGAGTTCGACTGCGCGTTCTGCGACGCGGTGATCGAGGCGGCCGCCGTCGAGACCATAAAGGACAGCGCGCGGAGCCACCTCGAGGACAACCACGGCGACGCGCTGACCGACGTGTTCGCGGTCGCGTTCAGCGGACGGCAGTGCCGGAACGACTGCGGCTACACGTTCCCCGACCGCCTCGACGAGGTGACCGACTTCGACTGCCCGGCCTGCGGCCACGACAACTTCCCGGCGTTCGTCCGGCAGTACGTCTACTGGCGGATCGAGAAGGCGTAA
- the thiL gene encoding thiamine-phosphate kinase codes for MDERAALTLLADSLPHAGDDAAVVDGQVLTTDMLHETTDFPAGTTRYTAGWRSVGASLSDVAAMGAAATAAVAVYAAPAFDEADLGAFVAGAGDVCEAVGAEYVGGDLDESREFTAATTALGRTDDPVRRSGASPGERVCVTGTLGRTAAALALFERGGRESGSGDAERDDAGRDDVERANDLFRFEPRVAAGRAIAPSATAMMDSSDGLARSLHQLAEAGDCGFSVAWDALPVDDAVRELAADESELREYALFFGEDFELVFTVPESELTAVREASPTPISEIGEVTESGVEMDGEPLPDQGYTHGGA; via the coding sequence ATGGACGAGCGGGCCGCACTGACGCTTCTCGCCGACAGCCTCCCCCACGCGGGCGACGACGCGGCGGTCGTGGACGGGCAGGTCCTGACGACCGACATGCTCCACGAGACGACCGACTTCCCCGCGGGGACCACCAGGTACACCGCCGGCTGGCGGTCGGTCGGCGCGTCGCTGTCGGACGTGGCCGCGATGGGCGCCGCGGCCACCGCCGCTGTCGCGGTCTACGCCGCGCCGGCGTTCGACGAGGCGGACCTCGGAGCGTTCGTCGCGGGCGCCGGCGACGTCTGCGAGGCGGTCGGCGCGGAGTACGTCGGCGGCGACCTCGACGAGAGCCGGGAGTTCACCGCGGCGACCACCGCGCTCGGCCGGACCGACGACCCCGTGCGCCGGTCGGGCGCGAGCCCGGGCGAGCGGGTCTGCGTGACCGGAACGCTCGGGCGGACCGCCGCGGCGCTCGCGCTGTTCGAGCGCGGCGGGAGGGAGTCGGGGAGCGGCGACGCAGAACGAGACGACGCCGGACGCGACGACGTCGAGCGCGCCAACGACCTGTTCCGGTTCGAGCCCAGGGTCGCGGCGGGCCGGGCGATAGCGCCCAGCGCCACCGCGATGATGGACTCCAGCGACGGGCTCGCGCGGTCGCTCCACCAGCTCGCCGAGGCCGGCGACTGCGGGTTCTCGGTGGCGTGGGACGCGCTCCCCGTCGACGACGCGGTCCGCGAGCTGGCAGCGGACGAGTCGGAGCTACGGGAGTACGCGCTGTTCTTCGGCGAGGACTTCGAGCTCGTGTTCACGGTTCCGGAGAGCGAGTTGACCGCGGTCCGGGAGGCGTCGCCGACGCCCATCTCCGAAATCGGCGAGGTCACCGAGTCCGGCGTCGAGATGGACGGCGAGCCGCTGCCCGACCAGGGGTACACGCACGGCGGGGCGTAG
- a CDS encoding site-2 protease family protein, whose amino-acid sequence MGSTDPPADGPSLERLNGVFRVYEARRDGDRLVYYGEPRVPRERLLEAAWPLFREHGYEVQLTTETGEYVLVAEPADNSLDGIPWTNVVLFVLTVISTLYAGAAWYHIDAMADPLAVLQAWPFTAAVLGVLLTHELGHYVMTRYHGVDATLPYFIPMPSLIGTMGAVIRMKGQMPDREALFDIGVAGPLAGLVATIVVTAIGLSLQPEQVPMRMMNSPNTIQVEFGYPPLLQLIAWAVGEPTSYGPGKAINPVVIGGWVGMFITFLNLIPVGQLDGGHIVRAILGEQQERVAALVPVALFGLAAYVFYVENVSNASVLWVFWGLLATYVAYVGPANPIDDEGLDPARKAVGILTFVLGVLCFTPVPIEIIA is encoded by the coding sequence ATGGGTTCGACCGACCCGCCCGCCGACGGTCCATCGCTCGAACGCTTAAACGGCGTCTTCCGGGTGTACGAGGCCCGCCGCGACGGCGACCGGCTCGTCTACTACGGCGAACCCCGGGTGCCCCGCGAACGACTGCTCGAGGCCGCGTGGCCGCTGTTCCGCGAGCACGGCTACGAGGTGCAGCTGACGACCGAAACCGGCGAGTACGTCCTCGTGGCCGAACCCGCCGACAACAGCCTCGACGGCATCCCGTGGACCAACGTCGTCCTCTTCGTCCTGACGGTGATCTCGACGCTGTACGCCGGCGCCGCGTGGTACCACATCGACGCCATGGCCGACCCGCTGGCGGTCCTCCAGGCGTGGCCGTTCACCGCGGCGGTCCTGGGCGTGCTGCTCACCCACGAGCTCGGCCACTACGTGATGACCCGGTACCACGGCGTCGACGCCACGCTGCCGTACTTCATCCCGATGCCGTCGCTCATCGGGACCATGGGTGCGGTCATCCGGATGAAGGGCCAGATGCCCGACCGGGAGGCGCTGTTCGACATCGGCGTCGCGGGCCCGCTGGCGGGGCTTGTGGCGACGATCGTCGTCACCGCCATCGGCCTGTCGCTCCAGCCCGAACAGGTCCCGATGCGGATGATGAACAGCCCGAACACGATACAGGTCGAGTTCGGCTACCCGCCCCTGCTGCAGCTCATCGCGTGGGCCGTCGGCGAGCCGACCAGCTACGGCCCGGGGAAGGCAATCAACCCGGTCGTCATCGGCGGCTGGGTCGGGATGTTCATCACGTTCCTCAACCTCATCCCGGTCGGCCAACTCGACGGCGGCCACATCGTCCGGGCCATCCTGGGCGAGCAGCAGGAGCGGGTCGCCGCGCTGGTCCCGGTCGCGCTGTTCGGCCTGGCGGCCTACGTCTTCTACGTCGAGAACGTGAGCAACGCCTCGGTGCTGTGGGTGTTCTGGGGCCTGCTGGCGACGTACGTCGCCTACGTCGGCCCGGCCAACCCCATCGACGACGAGGGGCTCGACCCGGCCCGGAAGGCGGTCGGCATCCTGACCTTCGTGCTGGGCGTGCTCTGCTTCACGCCGGTCCCCATCGAGATAATCGCGTGA
- a CDS encoding NAD+ synthase: MPDLRFSESELEARREHIVEFIRDTVDAAGADRAVLGLSGGIDSTLTAYLAVEAIGEENLRGLVMPGEVSDEENMSDAEWVAQELGIPYDVIEINPIVDTFLDAFPEAEDTQVAVGNARARTRAVLNYLVANHEGAVVLGTGNRTEAQVGYFTKYGDGAVDCHPIGNLYKQQVRQLAARVGVPDELVEKTPTAGLWAGQTDEEELGIGYDTLDSVLALHVDGPLSVAATAREVEASEEEVRRVREMYERSRHKRRVPPSPAPVE, encoded by the coding sequence ATGCCAGACCTGCGATTCTCCGAGTCGGAGCTCGAAGCGCGCCGGGAACACATCGTCGAGTTCATCCGCGACACGGTCGACGCCGCAGGCGCGGATCGGGCGGTGCTGGGGCTCTCCGGCGGCATCGACAGCACGCTCACCGCCTACCTCGCGGTCGAGGCGATCGGCGAGGAGAACCTCCGCGGGCTGGTCATGCCCGGCGAGGTCAGCGACGAGGAGAACATGAGCGACGCCGAGTGGGTCGCCCAGGAGCTCGGCATCCCCTACGACGTCATCGAGATCAACCCCATCGTCGACACCTTCCTCGACGCCTTCCCCGAGGCCGAGGACACGCAGGTCGCGGTCGGCAACGCTCGAGCCAGGACACGGGCCGTCCTGAACTACCTCGTGGCCAACCACGAGGGTGCGGTGGTGCTGGGCACCGGCAACCGGACCGAGGCGCAGGTCGGCTACTTCACCAAGTACGGCGACGGCGCGGTCGACTGCCACCCCATCGGCAACCTCTACAAGCAGCAGGTCCGCCAGCTGGCCGCCCGCGTCGGCGTGCCCGACGAACTGGTCGAGAAGACCCCGACAGCGGGCCTCTGGGCGGGCCAGACCGACGAGGAGGAGCTGGGCATCGGCTACGACACCCTGGATTCGGTCCTCGCGCTCCACGTCGACGGCCCGCTCTCGGTCGCGGCGACCGCTCGCGAGGTCGAGGCGTCCGAGGAGGAGGTCCGGCGCGTCCGGGAGATGTACGAGCGCAGCCGGCACAAGCGCCGGGTGCCCCCGTCGCCCGCCCCGGTAGAGTAG
- a CDS encoding tyrosine-type recombinase/integrase: MTKDDWKKANGWKYTSIVYASMDAGFRPKEVGRAKVSWLDLENNLFRIPKEESTKNHENWHVAMSERTANILRKWLSERENHQKYRDTDALWLTRYSNPYGSEALNRLLQKLCEKAGIPTKNGDISWYSIRHSVGTQMSRDQGPAAVQQQLRQRSKEMAVRYDQAPIEDRQET, from the coding sequence GTGACCAAGGATGATTGGAAGAAGGCGAACGGCTGGAAGTACACCTCGATTGTCTACGCCTCGATGGATGCTGGATTCCGACCGAAGGAAGTAGGACGCGCGAAGGTGAGCTGGCTTGACCTCGAAAACAATCTCTTCCGCATCCCGAAGGAGGAGTCCACCAAGAACCATGAGAACTGGCACGTCGCGATGAGCGAACGAACCGCCAATATACTACGGAAATGGCTGTCCGAACGCGAAAACCACCAGAAATACCGAGATACGGACGCTCTCTGGCTCACACGGTATAGTAATCCCTACGGCTCCGAAGCACTCAACCGCCTACTCCAGAAGCTCTGCGAAAAAGCCGGTATCCCAACCAAAAACGGGGATATCTCGTGGTACAGTATTCGGCACAGCGTCGGGACACAAATGAGCCGGGACCAAGGACCCGCCGCAGTCCAACAACAACTACGCCAACGCTCGAAAGAGATGGCGGTCAGATATGACCAGGCACCGATCGAAGACCGGCAAGAAACGTAA
- a CDS encoding homoserine dehydrogenase: MRLAVFGMGAVGRSVVELAGERGHTITAVADSTSAAIDPDGIDTKAVLDKKESEGSVGTANPDDALTASYDVLIEATPTTLGDAEPGFTHTRTALERGRHVVLANKGPVAERYGDLRALERESTGNVLFEATVGGAIPVLSTINNLGPENINAVQGVLNGTTNFILSRMAAEGLGYEHVLAEAQDLGVAKADPTFEVSGNDTALKLVIIANVLAQGERQFSRNDVEVEGIEDIPSSVLGLAREDGNTVRLIGEFTGDSIRIGPRLVPESSALAVPGTRNIVQLETEHAGSLNISGRGTGGSETATAIFTDINRLD; encoded by the coding sequence ATGCGTTTAGCAGTCTTTGGTATGGGAGCGGTAGGACGCTCTGTCGTTGAGCTTGCTGGCGAACGTGGGCATACTATTACAGCTGTAGCTGACTCCACCAGTGCGGCTATTGACCCTGACGGAATTGATACTAAAGCGGTTCTTGACAAAAAAGAGAGTGAGGGGAGTGTTGGTACTGCTAATCCGGATGATGCCTTGACAGCATCATACGATGTCCTCATTGAGGCAACTCCGACCACACTTGGTGACGCTGAACCTGGATTTACGCATACTCGAACAGCGCTTGAGCGCGGGCGACACGTCGTGTTGGCAAACAAGGGTCCTGTTGCTGAACGATATGGAGACCTTCGGGCTCTAGAACGCGAAAGCACAGGAAACGTGCTATTTGAGGCGACCGTCGGCGGTGCGATACCCGTTCTTTCGACCATTAACAACCTTGGTCCAGAAAACATCAATGCCGTTCAAGGAGTCCTCAATGGTACGACTAATTTCATCCTCTCACGGATGGCTGCAGAGGGGTTAGGATACGAACACGTTCTGGCAGAAGCACAGGACCTCGGTGTTGCAAAGGCCGATCCAACTTTTGAGGTAAGCGGGAATGATACTGCACTAAAACTCGTCATTATCGCCAATGTTCTCGCACAAGGAGAACGCCAGTTTTCACGTAATGATGTAGAGGTTGAGGGTATTGAAGATATACCGAGCAGTGTACTTGGACTCGCCCGTGAGGATGGTAACACCGTCCGACTCATAGGAGAGTTCACTGGTGACAGTATTCGTATCGGGCCACGACTTGTGCCAGAGAGTTCGGCACTTGCAGTCCCAGGAACACGCAATATTGTTCAACTAGAAACCGAACATGCGGGTAGCCTGAACATTTCTGGGCGTGGTACCGGAGGTTCAGAAACTGCCACGGCCATCTTTACCGACATTAATCGACTAGATTGA
- a CDS encoding amino acid-binding protein, whose amino-acid sequence MKDSKEGVQTHTVRLELVDEPGELLRALKPIADNGGNLLSVFHERGNVTPRGYIPIEVDIEATPERFEAIIDSLHDADINIVQAGAERYSKNLTVILSGHLIDTNLSDTINRIQTETNATVTDLTLSAPEGTGDISSARLQLAIAAGQKDAAMESIRSIASDKDLRIFEPLTMEGEP is encoded by the coding sequence ATGAAGGACTCAAAAGAAGGCGTGCAGACACATACTGTTCGACTCGAACTCGTTGATGAACCAGGAGAGCTCTTGAGAGCGCTTAAACCGATCGCCGACAACGGTGGGAATCTACTCTCTGTCTTTCATGAGCGTGGTAATGTTACTCCCCGTGGCTATATCCCCATTGAGGTAGACATAGAGGCAACACCCGAGCGTTTTGAAGCTATTATTGATTCGTTACATGATGCGGATATCAATATCGTCCAAGCAGGCGCAGAGCGTTACAGTAAGAATCTGACTGTCATCCTTTCCGGCCACTTGATTGACACCAATCTATCTGATACCATCAATCGTATCCAAACTGAAACCAACGCAACAGTGACCGATCTCACATTATCGGCACCGGAGGGAACAGGTGACATATCAAGTGCACGTCTGCAATTGGCGATTGCGGCCGGTCAGAAGGACGCTGCCATGGAATCCATCCGAAGCATTGCATCCGATAAGGATCTCCGCATTTTCGAACCACTAACAATGGAGGGAGAGCCATAA
- a CDS encoding NAD-dependent epimerase/dehydratase family protein: MAAQNVLVTGPFGEAGESIFNYLADEVAYNFTYLDRNDHPEYETHVADITDYEAIRPAFDGQDAVIHLAAQSDAGADFEDVIDPNIFGTYNVLKAMKDANVPKLIFASSQRVMGMYEDDHAPELYEEDYPSEYDHFRLTHESLPKPDGYYGATKMFGEHICRIHARRDADPQQVYALRISSVRTAEYDHPYGDAERGVNRGEEFRVDDDEVWDQSQKGSWERGSEEYEGMVKRLKATWTSQRDFAHLLECCLEDEDVTYDTFYAVSDNDARWFDTEHAKAVLGYDPQDNGADWDSPPE, encoded by the coding sequence ATGGCAGCCCAAAATGTCCTAGTGACGGGTCCGTTCGGCGAGGCTGGAGAATCAATTTTCAACTATTTAGCTGATGAGGTAGCGTACAACTTCACCTACCTCGACCGGAACGACCACCCGGAATACGAAACGCACGTCGCAGACATTACAGACTATGAAGCAATCCGGCCTGCCTTCGACGGCCAAGATGCTGTAATCCACCTAGCTGCGCAATCAGATGCCGGCGCGGACTTTGAGGACGTCATCGATCCCAATATCTTCGGGACGTATAATGTTCTCAAGGCGATGAAGGACGCCAACGTCCCGAAGCTAATATTCGCGTCATCCCAGCGCGTGATGGGGATGTACGAGGACGACCATGCGCCTGAACTATACGAGGAGGACTATCCGAGCGAGTATGACCACTTCCGGCTAACCCACGAGTCGCTGCCGAAGCCCGATGGCTACTACGGTGCCACGAAGATGTTTGGTGAGCATATCTGCCGAATTCATGCGCGCCGTGACGCAGACCCACAACAAGTCTACGCCCTCCGTATTTCGAGTGTCCGGACTGCTGAGTACGATCACCCATACGGCGATGCGGAACGTGGCGTCAACCGTGGCGAAGAATTTCGCGTTGACGACGACGAGGTCTGGGATCAATCGCAGAAGGGTTCTTGGGAGCGCGGCAGCGAGGAGTACGAGGGGATGGTGAAGCGACTCAAAGCGACGTGGACCTCCCAGCGCGACTTCGCGCATCTGTTAGAATGTTGCTTGGAGGACGAGGACGTTACCTATGACACCTTCTACGCCGTCAGCGACAACGACGCACGTTGGTTCGACACCGAGCACGCGAAGGCTGTCCTCGGATACGACCCACAAGACAATG